A genome region from Natronosalvus rutilus includes the following:
- a CDS encoding DMT family transporter has product MSRYRNFGLFLALAAVWGTAFVAIGAGLEYFPPVLFAALRYDIAGVIMLAYAAYVVDGETLLPQGRDQWLLVTIGSVFLIAAYHAFLFVGQQNTTAAAAAIVVSLSPVLTTGFARALVPSDALSAVGLIGVGIGLCGVIVIAQPDPNDLLSANAIATALVFLAAASFALGSVLTRRLDAEMAIETMEAWSMIGGAILMHLLSLGLREPIEPATWLHPNAFWSLAYLALASSALGFLVYFTLLERLGPIEINMVSYVAPVFAAIFGWLLLDEVITGTTVFGFVLIAIGFVLVKRRAIRDEFVNLRATARS; this is encoded by the coding sequence GTGAGCAGATACCGAAACTTCGGCCTCTTTCTCGCGCTAGCGGCCGTCTGGGGAACCGCGTTCGTTGCGATCGGGGCCGGCCTCGAGTACTTCCCACCCGTGCTCTTCGCGGCGCTTCGGTACGATATCGCCGGCGTCATCATGCTGGCTTACGCCGCGTACGTCGTCGACGGTGAAACGTTGCTCCCGCAGGGCCGCGACCAGTGGCTCCTGGTCACGATCGGATCGGTCTTTCTCATCGCGGCCTACCACGCGTTCCTCTTCGTCGGCCAGCAGAACACGACGGCCGCGGCCGCCGCAATCGTGGTGTCGCTCTCGCCCGTCCTCACGACCGGCTTCGCCCGCGCACTCGTCCCGTCGGACGCGCTCTCTGCGGTCGGACTGATTGGCGTCGGAATCGGCCTCTGCGGAGTGATCGTCATTGCCCAACCGGACCCCAACGACCTGCTCTCGGCGAACGCGATCGCGACCGCCCTTGTCTTCCTCGCCGCGGCGTCGTTCGCCCTCGGGAGCGTCCTCACCCGTCGGCTCGACGCCGAAATGGCCATCGAGACGATGGAAGCCTGGTCGATGATCGGCGGCGCGATCCTCATGCACCTGCTGAGCCTCGGGCTGCGCGAACCGATCGAACCAGCGACGTGGCTCCACCCGAACGCGTTTTGGTCGCTCGCGTACCTCGCACTCGCTTCGAGCGCCCTCGGCTTCCTCGTGTATTTCACCCTGCTCGAGCGCCTCGGCCCGATCGAGATCAACATGGTGTCCTACGTGGCGCCGGTCTTCGCCGCAATTTTCGGCTGGTTGCTCCTCGACGAGGTGATCACCGGAACGACGGTGTTCGGCTTCGTCCTGATCGCGATCGGGTTCGTCCTGGTCAAGCGCCGGGCCATCCGCGACGAGTTCGTGAACCTGCGCGCGACGGCTAGGAGCTAA
- a CDS encoding nucleoside phosphorylase: MAGDSEDPNADVQYHLEVAADDVADTVLLPGNPERVEKIVAHWDDHEERAHHREYRTATGTYDGTPISVTSTGIGSPSAAIAVEELARVGCETFIRVGSCGALQPEMTVGDLVITTGGVRQEGTSDEYVREDYPATADYEVVSALVAAAERLGYDYHTGTTMSADSFYAGQGRPGFDGFEAAGADDLIDELTEANVANIEMEASAILTIANVYGLRAGAVCSVYANRVTGEFRTEGESRAAETASLATHLLAKMDAVKREAGVDRWHAGLSLE; encoded by the coding sequence ATGGCCGGCGACAGCGAAGACCCGAATGCCGACGTACAGTACCACCTCGAGGTCGCGGCCGACGACGTGGCCGATACCGTCCTCTTGCCGGGGAATCCCGAGCGCGTCGAGAAGATCGTCGCTCACTGGGACGACCACGAGGAGCGCGCTCACCACCGCGAGTACCGCACGGCGACTGGGACCTACGACGGGACGCCAATCTCGGTCACCTCGACGGGAATCGGCAGCCCCTCCGCGGCCATCGCCGTCGAGGAACTCGCCCGCGTCGGTTGCGAGACGTTCATCCGTGTCGGCTCCTGTGGGGCGCTCCAGCCAGAGATGACCGTCGGCGATCTCGTGATCACGACCGGCGGCGTTCGCCAGGAGGGCACGAGCGACGAGTACGTCCGCGAGGACTACCCCGCCACGGCCGACTACGAGGTCGTCAGCGCGCTGGTCGCTGCGGCCGAACGGCTCGGCTACGATTACCACACGGGGACCACGATGAGCGCCGACTCCTTCTACGCCGGGCAGGGTCGACCCGGGTTTGACGGGTTCGAGGCCGCCGGCGCCGACGACCTGATCGACGAACTCACCGAGGCCAACGTCGCCAACATCGAGATGGAGGCCAGCGCTATCCTCACCATCGCGAACGTCTACGGCCTCCGGGCCGGAGCGGTCTGTTCGGTCTACGCCAACCGCGTGACCGGCGAGTTCCGCACCGAGGGCGAGTCTCGAGCCGCCGAAACCGCTTCGCTGGCGACGCACCTCCTGGCGAAGATGGACGCGGTCAAGCGCGAGGCCGGCGTCGACCGCTGGCACGCTGGACTCAGCCTCGAGTAA
- the pstC gene encoding phosphate ABC transporter permease subunit PstC — MSAIDLSSDGSRTARGIAFRYLFTLCALLSILTTVAIVLTLLLDAVDFFAAVSPIEFLFGTRWSPTNDPVAFGVLPLISGTLTITVGAAAIALPIGLLTAIYLSEYASSRRRAYLKPALEVLAGVPTVVYGYFALVYVTPALDAIPFVELSTFNALSASIMVGIMIIPMVSSISEDAMSAVPDSLRQASYGLGATKFTVSTSVVVPAALSGIFSSFILALSRAIGETMIVAIAAGQTPKLIDLTDPAGLFLESVQTMTAAMVQIGTNDVVGQSIAYKSLFAVGLTLFVITFAMNLVSEYVASRYREVYQ, encoded by the coding sequence ATGAGCGCGATCGACCTCTCCAGCGACGGGAGCCGGACGGCCCGCGGAATCGCCTTCCGATATCTGTTCACGCTGTGTGCGCTGCTGTCGATCCTGACGACAGTCGCCATCGTCCTGACGCTGTTGCTCGACGCAGTGGACTTCTTCGCCGCCGTCTCGCCGATCGAGTTTCTCTTTGGCACTCGCTGGAGCCCGACGAACGATCCCGTCGCCTTCGGCGTGTTGCCGCTGATCTCGGGGACGCTCACCATCACGGTCGGGGCCGCGGCTATCGCGCTACCGATCGGCCTGTTGACGGCGATCTACCTGAGCGAGTACGCCTCGAGCCGTCGGCGAGCATACCTGAAGCCGGCACTCGAGGTGCTGGCAGGCGTGCCGACGGTCGTCTACGGTTACTTCGCACTCGTCTACGTGACCCCGGCGCTCGACGCGATTCCGTTCGTAGAACTGTCGACGTTCAATGCCCTGTCGGCCTCGATCATGGTCGGCATCATGATCATCCCGATGGTCTCCTCGATCAGCGAGGACGCCATGAGCGCGGTCCCCGATTCCCTGCGCCAGGCCAGTTACGGTCTCGGGGCGACGAAGTTCACCGTCTCCACGTCGGTCGTCGTTCCAGCGGCGCTGTCGGGCATCTTCTCGTCGTTCATCCTCGCGCTCTCGCGGGCGATCGGCGAGACCATGATCGTGGCCATCGCGGCGGGACAGACGCCCAAGCTGATCGACCTGACCGATCCAGCGGGGCTGTTCCTCGAGTCCGTACAGACGATGACGGCGGCGATGGTCCAGATCGGGACGAACGACGTCGTCGGCCAGTCGATCGCCTACAAGAGCCTGTTCGCGGTCGGCCTGACGCTGTTCGTGATCACGTTCGCCATGAACCTCGTGAGCGAGTATGTCGCCTCGCGCTACCGGGAGGTGTACCAGTGA
- the pstB gene encoding phosphate ABC transporter ATP-binding protein PstB has translation MTREPLTTSKTESSDDQASPTPGSDGLADRATDADTSTTTDSRTILESRNLDVYYGDDQALQDVSVELPEKQVTAVIGPSGCGKSTFLRCINRMNDLVDAANVEGELLFDGKNVYDDDVDPVALRRKIGMVFQQPNPFPKSIRDNVAYGLKVQGIDDNVDERVERALERAALLEEVEDQLDSSGLDLSGGQQQRLCIARAIATDPEVILMDEPASALDPVATSKIEDLIEELATDYTVVIVTHNMQQAARISDKTAVFLTGGELVEFDDTTKIFENPESQRVEDYITGKFG, from the coding sequence ATGACCCGAGAACCCCTGACCACCTCGAAGACCGAATCGAGCGACGACCAAGCCTCCCCGACGCCGGGATCCGACGGACTGGCCGACCGGGCAACTGACGCCGATACGTCGACCACCACCGACAGTCGGACGATCCTCGAGAGCCGCAACCTGGACGTCTACTACGGCGACGACCAGGCGCTCCAGGACGTCTCCGTGGAACTCCCCGAGAAACAGGTGACCGCGGTCATCGGCCCCTCCGGCTGCGGGAAGTCGACGTTCCTCCGGTGCATCAATCGCATGAACGACCTCGTGGACGCCGCCAACGTGGAGGGGGAGCTGCTGTTCGACGGGAAGAACGTCTACGACGACGACGTCGACCCCGTCGCGCTGCGCCGCAAGATCGGGATGGTGTTCCAGCAGCCCAATCCGTTCCCCAAGTCGATCCGGGATAACGTCGCCTACGGCCTCAAGGTCCAGGGCATCGACGATAACGTCGATGAGCGCGTCGAGCGCGCCCTCGAGCGTGCCGCGTTGCTCGAGGAGGTCGAAGACCAGCTGGACTCGAGCGGGCTGGACCTCTCGGGCGGACAGCAACAACGCCTCTGTATCGCCCGCGCCATCGCGACCGATCCCGAGGTCATCCTGATGGACGAGCCAGCGTCGGCGCTCGACCCCGTCGCCACTTCGAAGATCGAGGACCTGATCGAGGAGCTGGCGACCGACTACACCGTCGTGATCGTCACCCACAACATGCAGCAGGCGGCCCGAATTTCGGACAAGACGGCCGTATTCCTCACGGGCGGGGAACTCGTGGAGTTCGACGACACGACGAAGATCTTCGAGAATCCCGAGAGCCAGCGCGTCGAGGATTACATCACCGGCAAGTTCGGATAG
- a CDS encoding J domain-containing protein: protein MQRSPIVLLVAVLFAGMTALLVIGSFVSRSPIPFVVAVPLGATAYFMYYHGSGKLLERFRRSEVRSQQRQRERTRHARDERGGFGAGPRARGGPRTRAEREARFGAGLGGGGSRAGPTGWRSEDPRNRVSATSSGPTTAEARNVLGVGPTADQATIKRAYRERVKDVHPDRGGDEAEFKRVTAAYDRLRE from the coding sequence GTGCAACGGTCACCGATCGTGTTGCTCGTCGCCGTGCTGTTCGCGGGCATGACGGCCCTGCTCGTGATCGGCTCGTTCGTCTCGCGCTCGCCGATTCCGTTCGTCGTCGCGGTTCCGCTCGGAGCGACGGCCTACTTCATGTACTACCACGGCAGCGGAAAGCTCCTGGAACGATTTCGCCGTAGCGAGGTTCGGAGCCAGCAACGTCAGCGCGAGCGGACGCGACACGCCCGGGACGAACGTGGTGGCTTCGGAGCGGGGCCACGTGCTCGAGGCGGCCCGCGAACGCGTGCGGAGCGCGAGGCTCGATTCGGTGCCGGTCTGGGCGGGGGCGGGTCCAGAGCCGGTCCCACAGGTTGGCGCAGCGAAGATCCACGAAATCGAGTGTCCGCGACCTCGAGCGGACCCACGACCGCCGAAGCCCGGAACGTGCTCGGCGTCGGCCCGACGGCCGACCAGGCGACGATCAAACGAGCCTATCGAGAGCGCGTCAAGGACGTCCACCCCGATCGTGGCGGCGACGAGGCGGAGTTCAAGCGGGTGACGGCGGCCTACGATCGCCTCCGCGAGTGA
- the pstA gene encoding phosphate ABC transporter permease PstA, with the protein MAAETGDQTVDERESEFGQISRTKDVAFRWLTLAAALVGILSLAILLAYVTVDAVGWLDWQFLTSAPHPNPFEAGIFPALIGSIALMLLIALVTFPLGVGAAIYLEEYASDGPLTTFIQINIANLAGVPSVVYGLLGLGLFVSLIGFGFGTLLVAAFTVALLILPIVIISAQEAIRAVPDSQRQASYGMGATKWQTIRNVVLPRAMPGILTGTILALGRAIGETAPLIMIGAPTTVFGVPNSLLSKVSAMPMQIYTWARYPETEFQYGVVAAGVVTLLVVLLSINSVAILIRNHYQHDQ; encoded by the coding sequence ATGGCGGCCGAAACTGGCGACCAGACGGTCGACGAACGCGAATCCGAGTTCGGGCAGATCAGTCGGACGAAGGACGTCGCCTTCCGCTGGCTGACGCTCGCGGCGGCGCTCGTCGGTATCCTCTCGCTCGCGATCCTGCTCGCGTACGTCACGGTCGACGCCGTCGGCTGGCTCGACTGGCAGTTCCTCACCAGCGCCCCACACCCGAACCCGTTCGAGGCCGGCATCTTCCCGGCGCTGATCGGGTCGATCGCGCTCATGCTCCTGATCGCGCTCGTGACCTTCCCGCTGGGCGTCGGCGCGGCGATTTACTTAGAGGAGTACGCGAGCGACGGGCCGCTCACGACGTTCATCCAGATCAACATCGCCAACCTGGCAGGCGTCCCGTCGGTCGTCTACGGCCTGCTCGGACTGGGGCTGTTCGTAAGCCTCATCGGTTTCGGCTTCGGGACCCTGCTCGTGGCCGCGTTCACTGTCGCCCTGCTCATCCTGCCCATCGTGATCATCTCCGCCCAGGAGGCGATCCGGGCCGTTCCAGACTCCCAGCGACAGGCCTCCTACGGGATGGGCGCGACGAAGTGGCAGACGATCCGCAACGTGGTCCTACCGCGGGCGATGCCTGGCATCCTGACCGGGACCATCCTCGCGCTCGGCCGCGCCATCGGTGAAACGGCCCCGCTGATCATGATCGGCGCGCCGACGACCGTCTTCGGCGTGCCCAACAGCCTCCTCAGCAAGGTCAGCGCCATGCCCATGCAGATTTACACCTGGGCCCGGTACCCCGAAACCGAGTTCCAGTACGGAGTCGTCGCCGCCGGCGTCGTCACCCTGCTCGTCGTCTTGCTGTCGATCAACTCCGTCGCGATCCTCATCCGGAACCACTACCAGCACGACCAATGA
- the pstA gene encoding phosphate ABC transporter permease PstA: MAVERPTPEFGRVSRLKGVVFEYLALSASVVGIVALAALLIYVFIDALELSNARPEWLLTYFLTLVLPFIGFCLYSANDRDFTRQTGLALGGGLVATAGLFYAFEMVVRPVPRLNWQLVYLFVVVVPVATIVAFVGSQRPVGRTGFGILGRLVGGVALGLALIVLFVVFDARLWFLAYTLGFLPALGVLAYGQRRPASPASLLAVPVAAVGVLAAVLLRGPVNVYPTTWAIYVWTLAVPIAAAIAALTVRRDGVRTAFASAGLAFLLAVGGSLVGGFVGVSPASALLVLLTTGVPTVAYGRRALEANDGRIGLVLPVVLVAGALLGALLVETTGVPAPDPWLDPSYLTNSPSRFPREAGLYPAIVGSILVIALVAVLSFVLGVGSAVFLEEYTVDTGLVGTVTRLVQINVANLAAVPSVVYGLLGLGLFANLLGLGFGSVITAALTLSLLILPITIISAQEAIRAVPDAQRQASYGMGATRWQTTKNVVLPEALPGILTGTILALGRAIGETAPLLMIGAATTVFSPPNGIWSKMSAMTMQIYAWANFPQAEFRYGVLAAGVVTLLIVLLGMNATAIILRNRFERGT, translated from the coding sequence GTGGCCGTCGAACGACCCACTCCTGAATTCGGCCGGGTGAGTCGGCTCAAGGGAGTCGTCTTCGAGTACCTGGCACTGAGCGCCTCGGTCGTCGGCATCGTCGCACTCGCCGCGCTGTTGATCTACGTCTTCATCGACGCGCTCGAGCTTAGCAACGCGCGTCCCGAGTGGCTGCTGACGTACTTTCTGACCCTGGTGCTCCCGTTCATCGGGTTCTGCCTCTACAGCGCGAACGACCGCGACTTCACTCGTCAGACTGGCCTCGCGCTCGGCGGTGGACTGGTTGCAACGGCTGGCCTCTTTTACGCGTTCGAGATGGTCGTCCGACCGGTTCCGCGGCTGAATTGGCAACTCGTGTACCTGTTCGTCGTCGTCGTGCCGGTCGCCACGATCGTCGCATTCGTCGGTAGCCAGCGGCCAGTCGGCCGAACCGGGTTCGGTATCCTGGGGCGACTCGTCGGGGGCGTCGCGCTCGGGCTGGCGCTGATCGTCCTCTTCGTCGTCTTTGACGCCCGGCTGTGGTTCCTGGCGTACACGCTCGGGTTCCTACCGGCCCTCGGAGTGCTAGCGTACGGTCAGCGGCGGCCGGCTTCGCCGGCGTCCCTGCTCGCTGTTCCGGTGGCCGCCGTGGGCGTCCTCGCCGCGGTCCTCCTTCGCGGCCCGGTCAACGTGTACCCGACCACCTGGGCGATTTACGTCTGGACGCTCGCGGTCCCAATTGCGGCAGCCATCGCCGCGCTGACTGTTCGTCGGGACGGGGTACGAACGGCCTTCGCCTCCGCTGGCCTGGCATTCCTCCTCGCCGTCGGCGGCAGCCTCGTGGGCGGTTTCGTCGGCGTCTCCCCGGCGTCGGCGTTGCTCGTACTGCTGACGACTGGCGTTCCGACGGTCGCCTACGGTCGGCGAGCGCTCGAGGCCAACGACGGCCGAATCGGCCTGGTGCTGCCTGTAGTGCTCGTCGCCGGTGCGCTCCTCGGCGCGCTGCTGGTCGAGACGACGGGAGTTCCCGCTCCGGATCCCTGGCTCGACCCGTCGTACCTGACGAACAGTCCCTCGAGGTTCCCCCGTGAAGCGGGGTTGTACCCGGCGATCGTCGGCTCGATCCTCGTCATCGCCCTCGTAGCCGTGCTGTCGTTCGTCCTGGGCGTCGGATCGGCGGTCTTCCTCGAGGAGTACACCGTCGATACCGGTCTCGTCGGCACGGTGACGCGCCTGGTCCAGATCAACGTCGCGAACCTGGCCGCGGTTCCGTCGGTCGTCTACGGCCTGCTGGGGTTGGGCCTGTTCGCCAACCTGCTGGGACTGGGGTTCGGTTCGGTCATCACCGCTGCGCTGACGCTCTCGCTGTTGATCCTCCCGATCACAATCATCTCGGCACAGGAGGCGATTCGTGCAGTTCCCGACGCCCAGCGACAGGCCTCCTACGGGATGGGCGCGACTCGATGGCAGACGACCAAAAACGTCGTGTTGCCGGAAGCGCTCCCGGGTATCCTGACGGGCACGATCCTCGCGCTCGGCCGGGCCATCGGGGAGACGGCCCCGCTGCTCATGATTGGCGCCGCAACCACCGTCTTCAGCCCGCCGAACGGAATTTGGAGCAAGATGAGCGCGATGACGATGCAGATCTACGCCTGGGCGAACTTCCCGCAGGCCGAGTTCAGGTACGGCGTCCTCGCCGCCGGCGTCGTCACGCTGTTGATCGTCCTGCTGGGGATGAACGCGACCGCGATTATCCTCAGGAACAGGTTCGAACGAGGGACCTGA
- a CDS encoding DUF488 domain-containing protein produces MGTDPNAGAGAEPETEGDAAGGVDTEERTLSDTAGTASSTLTDTYVAALQHDLVDLETGTTLVGVVRQPTSWFHAAVDENLPALGPPSTLLEDAKTAAEDLKMAGMCDEGAHNASWEQVDFEDRYREHLETDSEAREALAELEGRLEDGESIALVCFENTGKKRCHRTVLREVLEARRA; encoded by the coding sequence ATGGGCACCGATCCGAACGCCGGGGCGGGAGCGGAACCCGAGACGGAAGGAGACGCCGCCGGAGGAGTGGACACGGAAGAGCGGACGCTCTCTGATACAGCGGGCACCGCGAGCAGCACGCTCACCGACACCTACGTCGCCGCCCTCCAGCACGACCTGGTCGACCTCGAGACCGGAACGACACTCGTCGGCGTCGTCCGCCAGCCGACCTCGTGGTTTCACGCCGCCGTCGACGAGAACCTACCGGCACTCGGGCCGCCGTCGACGTTGCTCGAGGACGCCAAAACGGCCGCAGAGGACCTGAAGATGGCTGGCATGTGCGACGAGGGCGCCCACAACGCGTCCTGGGAGCAGGTGGATTTCGAGGACCGGTACCGGGAGCACCTCGAGACCGATAGCGAGGCCCGGGAGGCGCTCGCGGAACTCGAGGGACGGCTCGAGGACGGCGAATCGATCGCGCTCGTCTGCTTCGAGAACACAGGCAAGAAGCGCTGTCACCGAACCGTGTTGCGAGAGGTTCTCGAGGCCAGACGAGCCTGA
- a CDS encoding DUF4382 domain-containing protein, translating to MPNNRASDESKRANHQSKPGVGRRAFIAAGGSVGATALAGCTSGDEPEQSGDDGTPDQDTQSDDGAQTDGSEESRHQGNFRLLVSDMPADIGDFERLDVTLDYARIFDGGRDEGDDEDSSETEEDGGEESNETEGEDADDQQNSSDDGEDDVDADGESDEGDEDGDDGEDTEGNEDENDTADGVERKRGFYIVDLEGRTVDLTELVGERAVSVFEGELSPGTYEKIELHVSAVEGIVDGEQANVKLPSEKLQITHPFEIGADDPVDFVFDINVVKRGQGSDYNLKPVISESGVAGKDVEIEEVERDDRADGGEETDDQEDEESNESEDADEDTGEEANESETDGDGDSEDE from the coding sequence ATGCCAAACAATCGAGCAAGCGACGAGTCGAAGCGGGCGAACCACCAGTCGAAACCTGGCGTGGGACGCCGAGCGTTCATCGCTGCCGGCGGTAGCGTCGGTGCGACGGCACTCGCCGGGTGCACGTCTGGTGACGAACCGGAGCAATCAGGCGACGATGGGACGCCCGACCAGGACACACAGTCCGACGACGGGGCACAAACGGATGGCTCCGAGGAGAGCAGACACCAGGGGAACTTCAGACTGCTGGTCAGTGACATGCCGGCCGACATCGGCGACTTCGAACGGCTGGACGTCACGCTCGATTATGCCCGAATCTTCGACGGTGGTAGGGACGAGGGTGACGACGAGGACTCGAGTGAAACTGAAGAAGACGGAGGCGAGGAATCGAACGAAACTGAAGGGGAAGATGCCGACGATCAGCAGAACTCGAGTGACGATGGCGAGGACGATGTAGACGCGGACGGGGAATCCGACGAAGGTGACGAAGACGGTGACGACGGCGAAGACACCGAAGGCAACGAAGACGAGAACGACACCGCCGACGGCGTCGAACGAAAGCGTGGATTCTACATCGTCGACCTCGAGGGAAGGACGGTCGACCTCACGGAACTGGTTGGCGAACGTGCAGTCTCCGTGTTCGAGGGTGAACTCTCCCCGGGAACGTACGAGAAGATCGAACTGCACGTCTCGGCGGTCGAGGGAATCGTCGATGGCGAGCAGGCGAACGTCAAGCTTCCCAGCGAAAAATTACAGATCACGCACCCCTTCGAGATCGGTGCCGACGACCCCGTCGATTTCGTCTTCGACATCAACGTGGTCAAACGTGGACAGGGGTCCGATTACAACCTGAAACCCGTAATCTCCGAGAGCGGGGTCGCAGGCAAGGACGTCGAGATCGAGGAAGTAGAACGCGACGACAGAGCAGATGGTGGCGAAGAGACGGACGACCAGGAAGACGAGGAGTCCAACGAATCGGAAGATGCCGACGAAGATACCGGAGAGGAAGCCAACGAATCCGAAACGGATGGCGACGGGGACAGCGAAGACGAGTAG
- a CDS encoding PstS family phosphate ABC transporter substrate-binding protein, producing MSRDASGVPATGLGRRELIAATGVAATAGLAGCTDVLAEEGRQVPIAGSSTVFPVTEAVAAAYFEERPSVNVSVSQTGTGGGFSNFFCPGMTAINNASREVADAELEQCAENGIEPIEFTIATDALTVVVNPDADWIDCLTVEELREIWRADGAQRWSDVRDDWPDEEFELYGAATTSGTFDYFNEAVIGEDVNHRGDYHATEQDRTIVQGVRGSRHAIGYFGFSFYAENPNQIKAVGIDSGDGCVEPSLQTAMDGEYTPLSRPLFIYASDQALVNPEVQDFLRFYIEQSATDLVEEVGYVPVTEDVRDENLEKLETAIDEVTA from the coding sequence ATGTCGAGAGACGCCTCTGGCGTGCCGGCGACCGGGCTCGGGAGACGGGAACTGATCGCCGCGACGGGGGTCGCGGCGACCGCCGGGCTGGCCGGTTGTACCGACGTACTGGCTGAAGAGGGGAGACAGGTACCGATCGCCGGAAGCAGCACGGTCTTTCCCGTGACCGAAGCCGTCGCCGCGGCGTACTTCGAGGAACGGCCGAGCGTCAACGTCTCCGTCAGCCAGACGGGGACCGGCGGCGGCTTCTCGAACTTCTTCTGTCCAGGCATGACCGCGATCAACAACGCGAGTCGCGAGGTCGCAGACGCCGAGCTCGAGCAGTGTGCCGAGAACGGAATCGAGCCGATCGAGTTCACCATTGCAACGGACGCGCTGACGGTGGTCGTCAACCCCGACGCCGACTGGATCGACTGCCTTACGGTCGAGGAACTCCGCGAAATCTGGCGCGCCGACGGCGCCCAGCGCTGGAGCGACGTGCGAGACGACTGGCCTGACGAGGAGTTCGAACTGTACGGCGCGGCTACCACCTCGGGAACGTTCGATTACTTCAACGAGGCGGTCATCGGCGAGGACGTCAACCACCGCGGCGATTATCACGCGACCGAGCAGGATCGAACGATCGTCCAGGGCGTTCGTGGTTCCAGACACGCCATCGGGTACTTCGGCTTCTCCTTTTATGCCGAAAACCCGAATCAGATCAAGGCCGTCGGAATCGATAGCGGCGACGGTTGCGTCGAACCGTCGCTCCAGACGGCCATGGACGGCGAGTACACTCCGCTGTCGCGTCCGCTGTTCATCTACGCGTCCGACCAGGCGCTCGTCAACCCCGAAGTGCAGGACTTCCTGCGCTTTTACATCGAGCAGTCGGCAACCGACCTCGTCGAGGAGGTCGGCTACGTCCCCGTCACCGAGGACGTTCGAGACGAGAACCTCGAGAAACTCGAGACGGCCATCGATGAGGTGACCGCATGA
- a CDS encoding universal stress protein, with translation MSLIVPFDGSKLAEAALRKATRFAAVFDEPILAVTVVPVGNCAYATERGWIDDEAAFDGDAIIRGLRKQVETLCPDASFRVERVDRYAPPGTIAKRIRRIAREEGASMVCIGSENAGRLVTSVSSVGSSVATDDTYDVLVVRRADQTHVETAGNATQTNGPSQ, from the coding sequence ATGTCACTCATCGTTCCGTTCGACGGATCGAAACTCGCCGAGGCCGCATTGCGCAAGGCAACTCGGTTCGCCGCCGTGTTCGACGAACCGATCCTGGCCGTAACCGTCGTTCCGGTAGGAAATTGTGCCTACGCCACCGAACGTGGCTGGATCGACGACGAGGCGGCTTTCGACGGCGACGCGATTATACGGGGACTTCGCAAACAGGTGGAAACGCTGTGTCCGGACGCTTCCTTCCGCGTCGAGCGAGTGGACCGGTACGCCCCGCCGGGAACGATAGCCAAACGGATCCGACGCATCGCTCGCGAAGAAGGCGCGTCGATGGTGTGTATCGGTAGCGAGAACGCTGGCCGGCTCGTCACCTCGGTGAGTAGCGTCGGCTCGAGCGTCGCCACCGACGACACCTACGACGTCCTCGTCGTCCGACGGGCCGATCAGACGCACGTCGAAACGGCCGGTAATGCGACGCAGACGAACGGCCCGTCGCAGTGA